The proteins below come from a single Danaus plexippus chromosome 20, MEX_DaPlex, whole genome shotgun sequence genomic window:
- the LOC133319450 gene encoding uncharacterized protein LOC133319450, giving the protein MVEAIVFFIIAFSLWFSLFLNFFLVYSVYCRLKTLRINVNSNYSNIVSFQYIYKFLIDSTERCQEIFNYLLIMILIVQMPEMMQLLYNIVKELKFTLADIMNIYDILVCIYALQYMIVIFLPALFATMLTNEAHKLKIVLHDMLLDERGSVHTHDIKRFIDYVDARPFRLRICNLIPLDYKYSLIIINVYVTYTIVIAQFSLTN; this is encoded by the exons ATGGTTGAGgccattgtattttttataattgcatTCTCATTGtggttttcattatttcttaattttttcttagtCTATTCCGTCTATTGCCGTTTGAAAACGCTTAGAATAAATGTTAACTCCAATTATTCGAACATCGTCTCATTCCAATACATCTATAAATTTCTCATTGATTCCACGGAAAGATGTCAGGAAATATTCAACTACTTG cTCATCATGATATTAATTGTTCAAATGCCAGAAATGATgcaacttttatataacatagtaAAAGAACTCAAATTTACATTG gcggatattatgaatatatatgatatattggTGTGTATATACGCTTTACAGTATATGATAGTAATATTCCTTCCTGCCTTGTTCGCTACGATGCTTACAAATGAAGCTCATAAGCTGAAAATAGTTCTACACGACATGCTCCTCGATGAGAGAG ggTCGGTACACACTCATGATATAAAAAGATTCATTGACTACGTCGACGCAAGACCATTCAGATTGCGTATTTGTAATCTCATACCTTTAGATTACAAGTATTCgctgattattataaatgtatatgtcaCTTACACTATAGTTATTGCACAGTTCTCgcttacaaattaa